In the Sedimentisphaera cyanobacteriorum genome, ATCGTCGCAGGCTCGGGGGTGATCGTTACTGAAGTAATATCAAATGCCGTATCACCGCCGCTGGATATCATATTTAAGACAGGCTGTTCTGAAACACTGTATTCTCCGAGATAATCGGAAAAGTATTCCTGAGGAGTAACATAAGATGTATCGGAATAGTCAAATGTCAGACCAGCAAGTAAAAACGGATAAGCGTTAAGCTTAGAAATAGTGCTTCCATTCAAGGTTTCAGAATTTATATCGGAATAGTCTGAGCTGAGTGTGATATAAATACCGTCAGATTCAATATTTATTTTTTCCCATGGATCTCCATTTTCTGAATCAGGTCTAACGTATTCACCTGACACCCCTGAACCGTACAACTCTGTAAACACAGGCTTTTGTTCTAACGTTTCAGAATACCAGCTATTTCGGTCTGAAATAAAACTGTCAATATTATGTTCCGTCCGAGAACCGTTGACAACGAAAGAAAAATCATACTCTTGGCCTTCCTGATATCCTAAAACGGTGTCTTGAGCTTCCCCGGTTATGGTAATAACCGGATCATACGCAGCAAACCCTGCGGAAGCGAAGACCAAACACACAGCCAGACACGATAATAATTTCTTCATGATAAACACCTTTCACAATTCTCTAAAAAAACAATTAAACATACTTCTTTTGAGTTAACAAAACTGAATTGAAAAATCAAATTAATTTTAAGTATTTTTCCTGATTTTCTAAATTTTTCATGCGGCTTAAAGTGATTGGAGGTAAATCTTTGCCGCACTTTTTACCTAAAATAGGGGACAGTTACCTAATAATTGTTTTCAACTGATGTGAGTTTGCAGCTTCTTTGATTATTTTTTAGAAAACCAATTTCTGATTGTTCACAGGCTTTTAATCGGCATTTTTTTCTGTTTAATTGCTTCATCAAGGCTTTAAACCGAGCAAATATGCTTGTTGAGCGGCAGCTGCTCTTGACGAACCGCTTGCCGCCTCATCTGAGCCAAATTCTTATCCCGGCCAATTCCCTATCTCATTATTTTATAAAGCTTTTTACTATTAAAAATAGGTAACTGTTCCCCTATTTTTCACCGCAATTTGATATTCTGCACCAATACGGGGGCTCAATGTTTAACATTCCCCGTACTACAGCGGTGTTCGCCGTGGCGGACCCGCCAGGCATTCTTTTAGAGAAGATTTTTTGCTTACGGCCGGCTCTACACGTTTCGCTATCCTAGCGGGTTCGCCACGGCGAACTCCGCTGTACGACGCTGCATTATTAAGCAGCGAACCGCTGGCTCAGTCCGTAAATGCTACGGCTGGAGAGTTTGCTGAAAACTTAACATTCATTCAAATTCAGCGAATGCTTAATTGAGTGCAGTAATATTACTGGCAGGATGTTTTTTTGTCCTTGAAACACGGCTTTTTCAGGCTTTTTGAACAATTAATTTGAAAAGTGCGACTAAATTTTTTAATCTTAATTCAGAGCTTTGAATTTTCATCTGTGTATTGATGTAGGTGTATTATTGTATTTTGCTAAAGGAGGCAAAAAAATGAAGAAGTTATCATTTCCATTAGTTTTAATTATGCTTATCTCGGGGTTTCTCTGCGCTGAGCCGTACTGCTCAACACAAGACGCCTCAGATTGGCAGGAGGCTCTGGATGAAGGTTTTATCCGCGGCCTCACTCTCCCTGAATGGCAGGAATATATGAATCAGTGGCAGCAGTATTTGGGTCCCGGCGGTATCCCCTATCCTGTTGACACGCAGTTCCTCCAGCCTGAGCTTTATGTAGCAGAAAATGCCGGGGAAATGGACGAACAGCCCGGGCTTGTGATGGCTTGGGGGGAAGACGGCCAGCCGGACGGCGAGTATGCAAGCGCTTGGGTTTACGAGTACGGCGTTGATCCGGACCTCAGCGGAGCGGTGATTCAGATTACTGTTGTCCCGCCTCAGTACGGCCCGACGGGCAGTCAGGTGAATACCGTGTCTTTCGGCATCCGTGATATGAACGGAGCAATTCGCTCTTGGCACTGGGTCTGCGGTCCGGGCGGACTCCCTTGGAACACGCCAACAACGATAACAATCAATGCCTGGATGACCGGACCTGCCGCAGCATCTCCCGCTGCCTCAGGCTTTATGAACAATCCGGCCTTCGATATCACCAAGGTGATTGATTTCATCGTGGATGAGAACGCTGTTTGGGTAGGCGGGCCAGCTGCTGTTCCGCCTCCGGGGCAAACCGTTCCAAAGCCCTGGAACTACTGGTACGATTTGATTGTAAGGCCGAGCGATAACCCTGAAGGGATGACAGTCGGGTTTAATCCAGAGATACATCAGGATATCGAAAACCCCGACCTCTGGCCGAACGACTATCACATGGAATTTGTGGTAGAATCTTACAATCCCTTCAATCCCTCTGCTGCTGCCCCGCCGATTCTTCTCTCCCATATTGATGATATGTTTATGTCTTTCAACTACAGCATAACCCCGCAGGGCGACGGGTATTATCATGTAACGATGGACTGGTCTAACCCTGTAGAAGACCCAATTCCATACTGCACTGTAATACATCTGGGCTTTGAGCTGGAAGTTATAAACAGCAATGTTATTATGGAAGTGAAGGGCTGGTGGACAAAAGACGGAGTGCCGGTTGAAGATTTGGCAGAGCCCGATCTGCCTAATGCCGGCTTCACTCCGCTTTTAGGGTTTAGGGTGGAAGACGGGATGATAAATCCTCCGCCTATCGGGATGCCGGAATTCGGCTATCTCACTCTGAGAAACGGAGACGGCAACCCCGACACCTCGCAGGGCGAGATACCTGTTGAGATAGTGCAGCTCGAGCTTGCAGTTCTCAGCCCTGAGGAGCTGGCAAACCAGCTTGGAGACTATCCTTTCGGCGAGCTCAATGCTTCCAGCCCTCTCCAGCAGGAGCTCCCATGGATGCCTGTTCTGCAGGACGGAATGCCTGTAGAGGAGAATAACCCTGTAAATATGCCGCCGGACAGCTTCTTTGATGTTTTCTTTGATATAGACCTGTCCGAGCCAACTCCGATTGATGCGGGCGATTTTGTTATCATTCGCGAGAAAGTCAGGTTTATGAACAACAACAATATGGTTGATGAGAGATGGTCTTGGCATCTGCACGAAGCTGATAACGGCGAATGCGATCTTGGCGATGCTCCGGACGACACCAATTCTGCGTTTGCGCCTATGGTTACTTATCCGGCAGCAGTCCCTGCAAAATTCCCAACCACCTACCAGAACGGCAGCCCGCCTTTCGGCCCGATACACTTCTGGCCTGCCTCAGGACCGTATCTGGGAACAGGGGTAACTCTGGAATGGGACGCTGATTTCGGCTCCGATGAAGACCCTACGAACAATATCATTCCGGCATCCAACGCAGCAGATAAAGACTTCGCAGATGACGGGATCGTTGGTATGCCGCTGTCGATGCCGAAATGCGAGAATACGAGCTTCGATTACCGTGTAACAGTGCCGGCAGGTGCGGAAGGAATAACAGCTTATGTTAATGCTTGGGCAGATTTCAACCGAGACGGCGACTGGGACGATATAATTGTATGCGCTGACAGCGGCCAGCAGGTTAGCGAATGGATCGTTCAAGACCAGCAGCTTGCGAATCTCAGTGCGGGCGTAAATACAATCACTACCCCGCCATTCTACTCTTGGCATCCGGGAAGCGCTGACGAAGAGCCGATGTGGCTGAGGATTACGATTGCGCCTACAGCTTTCACAGGAAGCGGCGATCCGGTTGCAGCGGGCTCAGGCCCTGCAGGGGGCTACAGCTACGGCGAAACGGAAGATTATATATTCGTTCCTGTTGCAACCAGCGAGGATACCTGCGACTGCGCAGACCTTACCGGAGACGGCTTTGTTGATCTCAGCGACCTTGCATGCATGGCGAGCCAGTGGCTCACAAACTGCCCGTAATCTCAGAATTTAAAGAAAAAGGGCTGAAGATTTTTTCTTTAGCCCTTTCATTTCCTTTTGCTGATGTTATAATATACTCTGTATTTAGATGTAAGTGTTTAAAAAGGGAAGTTCAAAATGATGGTGATAGGTTATCGCAAAAAAATGCACTTTTTGTTTGCGTGTGTTTTCTCAGCTGCTGCAGCGGTAAATGCAGCGTATGTACAGGAAGATTTCAGAGGCACATCGGCACCCGGCTGGGTGATTCAGTCTAATTCTGCCGGCTCCCCGGGATTAACTGCGGATACAGGAGAAGACCCGGACGGCGATGGATGGCTGAGGCTTACCAATGATCAGGATGCCAACCAAGGGGCTTTTGCTTACTACGACACCGCAATTCCCACAAACAAGGGTCTTATGTTTACGTTCGATTTTGTTACTTGGGGAAGCGGAGGAACGCTCGCTGACGGGCTGGCTCTTGCAATTTTCAGAGCGGATGTTGATCCTGACCCTCAAAGCTACGGCGGCTCGCTTGCATACGCTCCTCAATACAGCTCTCCAGGACTGAACGGGGCTGTAGCCGGTTTTGGATTTGACGAGTTCGGAAATTTCTCAAACCCCTCCGAAGGAAGAACAGGCGGTCCGGGACAGACTCAAGATTCTGTAGCTATAAGGGGCTCTCAAGGAGAAGACAGGTTCACCGGGTATGAATACCAGACTGGAACCGGTTCTTTGGCGGATTTCTCCACAGATGAGGTATCTTCAAGGGATGATGCAGTTATACATACGGTAAAAATCACAATCCCTACAGACAAGGTGATTTCTGTAGAATGGAAACCTGAAGGGGAAGACTGGTCTTATCTGATAAGGGATTACGAGTGCGGGCTTGAATGCCCCGATCATATCAAATTCGGTTATGCCGCATCCACAGGCGCACTTAAAGCATACCACGAGATAAGAAATCTGAGTGTAACCGAGGTTCCGGAGCCTGCTTCAATTTCCATTATGGCTTTGGGAGGATTAGCTTTTTTGAGAAAGCGAAAATATAAATAAGTTCAGCCTGATTGTAAGGCCGCAGCGGAATTAGGATTTCCTGCGGCCTTTTTATTTTTAAATTCTCGGCTTGCCTAAACGTGGAGTATTGATAGAATCTTGATTGTTATTTTTTCGTTAATTATCAATAAGTTTATACAATTTGCGGTTATAAAATGTCTAATCAAGGTTTTTCGCATCTCCATCTTCACACTGAATACTCACTGCTCGACGGAGCGGTAAAAATACCCGAACTTCTCAAAAAATGCAGGGAATACGAAATGGCTTCTGTGGCCATGACAGACCACGGAAACCTCTACGGGGCAATAGATTTCTATAAGACATTTGCCGGCAGCGGGGTTAAGCCGATAATCGGCCTCGAGGCATACTATACCCCGGGGAAAAGGCAGGAAAGAACCGGCACCCAGAAGGACTCAAACTTTCACCTGCTCCTGCTTGCCGAAAACAACACCGGCTATCAGAACCTCATAAAGCTCACATCCCTTTCATACACCGAAGGCCTGTACTACAAGCCGAGGGTGGATGATGAGCTTCTCAGCCGATACAGTGAGGGGATTATAGCCTGCTCAGCGTGTTTAGGGGGGATAATCCCGCAGTACATCATACGCGGCAGGCACGAGGATGCCGTTAAGGCAGCTGAAAACTACGCAAAAATTTTCGGCGAGAATAATTTCTTCATAGAGATTCAGCGGCACAGCTGGGTGGATGAGGAGCCTGTGGACCCAAACCCCGAGATGATCGAAATTGCTAAGAAGCTCGGGCTCGGATTAGTGGCAACAAACGACGTGCACTTTCTCAACAAAGCCGACTACGAGGCGCACGATATCCTCACCTGCATCAGCACAGGCAAGATTGTCAGCGATGAGAACAGAATGCACTACCCAACCAGCGTGTATCTCAAATCGCCTCAAGAGATGAGGGAGCTTTTCAGCGATGTCCCTGAGGCTTGCGATAATACGCTTCAAATCGCTGAGCGGTGCAATGTGGAGATAGACCTTGAAACACAGCACGCACCGAAATTCACGCCGCCGGAGAAAAAAACTCCGGGCGAATATCTGCGTGAGCTGGTGTACAAAGGCGCCGAAGAGCGTTACAAGGAGATAACAGAAGAAATTAAAAACCGGATAGAGCGTGAAATCGGCGTTATAGACGGCAAAGGCTTCTCGAGCTACTTCCTAATCGTATGGGAATTCTGCAACTGGGCAGCGAAAAACGGCATCCCCACCGGAGCAAGAGGCAGCGGCGTGGGAACGATAGTGGGCTACTGCCTCGGTCTTTGCAATGTTGACCCAATCAGGTACGGCCTGCTGTTTGAGCGTTTTATGGATCCCGAGCGAAATGAGATGCCCGATATCGATATCGATATCTGTCAGGACGGAAGGCCTGCCCTGCTGAACTACGTGCGTGAGAAGTACGGCGAGATAGCCCAGATAACCACATTCGGGACAATGGGAGCAAAGTGCGTTATAAGGGATGTTGGCAGGGCTCTGGACGTGCCTCTGACAGATGTGAACAGGGTTGCCAAGATGATTCCCGAAGGGCCTAAGGTTACTCTCGATGGAGCTCTTGAAGACGACCATGACCTCAAAAAGGAATACCAAGACAACCCGCAGACAAAGAAAATGATAGACACCGGCCTAAAGCTCGAGGGGCTTTCAAGGCATGCCGGCGTGCATGCCTGTGCGGTGGTTATTGCTGATGAGCCGCTGGATACAATGCTTCCGCTGTATCGCCAGAGCGGTTCGGAAGACCTTATCACCCAGTTTGAAGGGCCTTATGTGGAGGCGGTTGGGCTATTGAAGATGGATTTTCTCGGTCTGAGAACGCTGAGCATTATCGAATCCACAAAGCGAAAAGTTAAGAGAATCCACGGCGATCATATCGATATCGAAGCCGTTGACATAAAAGACCAGAACGTTTTAGGCGGGATATTCGGGGCAGGAAAAACAAAAGGCGTGTTTCAGTTTGAATCGGCAGGTATGGTTCGCTTGCTCAAAGACCTCAAACCAGACCGTCTTGAAGACCTCATCGCAGCTAACGCACTGTACCGCCCGGGCCCGATGGACTTGATTGATGATTTCGTTGCAAGGAAGCATGGGGCGAAATGGGAGGTGCCTCATCCTGTAATGGAGGAGGTGCTCGAAGAAACCTTCGGGATTATGGTGTATCAGGAGCAGGTGATGCAGATTTGCCACAGGCTCGGAGGAATCAAGCTTCGTGAGGCATACAAGCTCATTAAAGCCATAAGCAAGAAGAAAGAAAAAATCATCGCCGATAAGAAGCAGCATTTCATCAGCGGATGCGTTGAAAACGGCCTCGATAAAGAGCAGGCCGAGAATATCTTTGCCCTTATCGAAAAATTTGCCGGCTACGGCTTCAACAAAAGCCACTCCTCGCGGTATGCGTTTGTTGCTTTCCAAACCGCATACCTCAAGCGATATTGGCCGGTGGAGTTTATGGCTTCCCTGCTCACCTACGAAAAGGGCGACCAGACAAAGGCCAAGGAATACTTCAAAGAATGCAAGGCTATGGGGATTGATATCCTCCCGCCGGATATAAATGAAAGCTTTGTGGATTTCAAGGCCGCCTACGATTCCGAAAAGGACAGAAAGAATAAGTGCGGAAAGATTCGCTTCGGCCTCGGGGCTATAAAGGGGCTTGGAGAGAAGGCGATTGAAAAGATTATAGAGGCAAGAGAAGAATGCGGAGGCTTTACAGGACTGTATCACTTCTGCGAAAATGTTGATCTGAGAGCTGTTACCAAGCAGTCTATAGAGGCGCTGATTAAAGCGGGCGCTTTCGATCGGCTCGGAGGAAGCAGGGCACAGTTTTTCGAGGCGGTAGAGTCTGCCGTAAAAGCAGGACAGACAGCGCAGGCCGATAAGCTCAGCGGACAGGGAAATTTATTCGCCGCATTCGGGGAGGAAGAAAGCGGACAGGAAGCTCAGGCAAACAGCCTGCCGGATGTGCCCGCTTGGCCGCCTGCACTTATGCTCAGCTATGAAAAAGATCTGCTCGGGATTTTCGTTACATCAAACCCGCTCAGCAGGCAGGCCGATACAATCACCGCATACTCCACAGCCCACAGCGATGAGATTCCAAAGCTGGCAGACAAGGCGGATATCATCATCGGAGGGATGATCACCGATACTAAAATCTTTACCACAAAATCCGGCAAAAATGCCGGCAAAAAGATGTGTATCGTGAGCTTTGAAGATCTCAACGGCGAATGCGAGATTGTGCTTTTCCCTGATCAGTTTGCTGAATTCTCGCATCTGATAGAGCAGGATAAGATTATATTCGTTCAGGGCAAGGTTGATAAATCCCGTGATAATCCTCAGATTATTGCCAAAAGGGTTATCCTGCCCGAGCTGGTTATGAATCAGTTCTCAACGAATGTTTTCATCAAATGGAAGAGCTCTTATGAGGAGGCGAAGGTAGAAAAGCTCAAGCGTGTTATCAGCGAATACAGCGGCAAATCGCCCGTATTTCTCGAGATAAAAACCGAAGACGGAAGCATTGTTACCGTCCAGTTCGACGGAAAATTCGCAGTTACCCCAGACCAGAATTTCAGAGGGCAGGTTAGGAGCATCGCCGGCGACAGCGCTCTGGAGCTCAGAAGAAGCAAATAGCATAAGGTTGGATTGATGAAAAAAACATTTTCTAATATTGCAAGGATAGTAATAGGTGTAGGTGCTGTGGCTCTTCTGCTGAGCACTCAGGATATATCGGAATTAGCCGCGTCATTCTCGAAGATAAAGCCTTTGATGTTTCTGGCAGCGGTTTTGCTGTTCTTAACTGCCCAGTCGATGGTTGGGCTGAGGTGGAAATATCTGCTCGGCCTGATAGACATAAAGGTTTCCAGCCTCGCTTCCGTGAAGCTCACATACGTGGGCTTTTTCTACAACAACGTAATGCTCAGTTTTGTGGGCGGAGATGTGCTGCGCGCCTGGTATATCACCCACCATACCGGCCATAAGAAGATGGAGGCGGCTTTCAGCGTTATTGTAGACCGCTTTTGCGGTCTTGCAGCCTCGCTTATCCTTGCCGGGGTAGGCCTGCTCTATTCATACAGGCTCATTTCATCTGCAGACGATTCATCGAAAGAGATCCGCGGGTTAGAAACGATCCTTGCGGGAGGGGCTTTTCTGGTCGTTTTGGCAGCTGCTGCATTTTTTATCCTTAGAAAAACCACCTTTATGCTGAAGCTCTGGGATAAGATTCGACATAAAGTTCTTCGCCTTCTGGAGGCAGTTAAGGTTTATGCAGGCAGTCCGTTTAAGATGTTTCTTGCTGTTGTTTTTACTCTGCTGATTCAGCTTTGCAGCATCTCAGGGTTTTATTTGGTTTGCAGCTCTGCAGGAATCGAAGCAGATTTCCGCTACTACGCAGCCTTTTTCCCGCTCTGCTGGATGATAGGCTCTCTGCCCATAAGCCCGGGAGGTTTGGGGGTTTTAGAAGTTGGCATTTCCGCTGCCTTCTCGCTTCTGCCTGAGGTAAGCCCTGAACAGGCCGTTACAATAGCAATTTGCCAGCGTCTTGTGCTTCTGGTAGGCTCTCTGCCAGGGCTTGCGATACATCTTTCAGGGCTGCATATGCCCGCTAAAGCTGCCGAAGACCTTGAAAACAAGGATATTCCGCTTTGAGCCGTTTTTTTGTTTTGACAATCCTCCATTTTTCACTAAAGTTTCAGCAACAGTCATAATCAAATAATAAACAGTTAACATTTTAAGACCAAGGAGTTGGCAATGCAGGAATTTGATACTCTTAAAACTCTTGTTGAAGAAGCTGAAATGGAATTACAGAAGGCTGAAAACGGCAATAAAGCCGCTGGTACAAGAGTGCGCAAGAAAATGCAGGACATTAAAGCATCTGCCCAGACAATCAGGGCAAAAGTTCTTGAAATGCGCGACTAAAATCTGAAATTTAGGATTACTCGGATGCCTCCTAAACTACTTTTCGACATAGATAACATTGATTTGAGCCGAGTGCTCTTTGACAAAACTGAAATATTAAAGTATAACCCGCAAAACTACGAGATGCAGCAGCTTGACGGTATCATCTGGTATGACGATGAGAAACATTATTCTGTAGGCTTTAAAGACGTAACAGACGATGAGTTTTGGGTGCGAGGCCATATTCCCGGCAGACCTATTATGCCCGGGGTGATTATGGTGGAAGCAGCTGCCCAGCTTTCGAGCCTTTATATGAAAAAGATATACGGCCTTAATGGGTTTATTGGCTTTGCGGGTATTGAATCGGCAAACTTCAGAGGTACGGTAGTACCCGGAGACAGGCTGATAATGCTCTGTCATATATGCAAAATGCGGAGCAGGAAATATACTGCAAAAGTGCAGGGGCTCGTTGACGGCACGATGGTGTTTGCCTGCGAGATTTCAGGGATGAATGTTTAGGCGGTAAAGTTTTCCGAAAAGCTGTAAACTGCCCCGAGGCGGTTTACGGCTTTTTTGTTTCGGTATTTCTGATTTATGATTTTGCAGGACAGTTTTTTGGAAGAACTAATCAAATTTAATGTAAAAACCAAGCCTTCAGAGGCTGGGGAGTATCCGGTTGTTATAGGCAGCGGAATAATCTCAAAGCCGCTTATAGAAAGCTTTGCGGAAGGGCGAAGGAATTTTATCGTTACCGATGAAAACGTCGAATCAGCATCTCTGTGCTCGGAATTTAAAGCCCAAGACGATAAATTCATAATCTCTCCCGCAGGCGAAATCAGCAAAAACATAAAAACCGTGATAGAGATTGTGGAGGCGATGGAAGCAGCCGGCTTCGGACGAGATTCCGTAATTACCGGACTCGGCGGAGGAACTGTGGGCGATATGGCCGGTTTCGCTGCTGCTATCTTCAAAAGAGGCGTACCTGTAATACACATCCCAACTAGCACAGTTGCTCAGGCAGATTCGAGCATTGGCGGTAAAACGGGCGTAGATTCATCAATCAGCAAAAACGCCTTCGGTGCATTCCATCATCCAGCCGCAGTAATCATAGACACCCACACCCTCAAAACGCTCCCCGAAAGGGAATATCTCTCAGGACTCGCTGAATCGGTAAAGCATGGGCTGATTATGGACAGCGGTTATTTCAGCTTCATTGAAAATAATACAGCCGAGCTGATCGGGCGCGGAGACCAAGCCTTGAAGCATCTGGCAAAAGAGAACTGCAGGATAAAGGCAAGGGTTGTGGAAGAAGACCCGTGCGAAAAGAATCAGCGGCGAATCTTAAACTACGGCCATACAATCGGGCATGCCGTGGAAACTCTCAGCAACTGCAAACTCCTGCACGGAGAATGCGTTTCGATAGGCATAATCGCTGCGGGGCTTATAGAAATTGAGCTTGGCATAGGCTCAAAGCAGAGACTCGAAAGAATCGAGAACCTCTTGAATAAGCTGTCTTTGCCCGTCAGAATTCCCGATTATATCAGCAAAGATGATATCCTAAGCCTGATAAAACACGATAAGAAGGCCGTTGACGGATGGCCGAGATTCGCACTTATAGAAGATATTGGAAAAGCTTATACAAAAGGCGGGCAGTGGGCTCATCCTGTGAACGCCCGGCTCGTGGAATCTGCTGTAAATCAGCTCAAACAGCAGGCAGCCCGCTAATCTGCGCTGATTTTGAACCGAAAACAGAGACAATACCGCTATTAACATCTAAGCTCCTTTATGACAGCCCATTACACTACTCACCCAACCTGAATATCCAGTGGATTGGATGGTCGGAGCGTTGGTTTGCGATGAATCGCCGTCGGGTTAGAGATTTTCCACTCTCAGCGTATCTGAGGGTCGTTTAACAGCGGCCTGCACAGCGGGCACAGCCGCCCCGAGCAGAGATGCGAGCAAAGCAAAGATAAAAACCGCCCCTATCACGCCGGGCTGGAGCTTATCGGGTATCTCATCGATTACATACATGCTCCGGTTCCAGAGCTGCCAGCCGTAAT is a window encoding:
- a CDS encoding PEP-CTERM sorting domain-containing protein, translated to MKKLLSCLAVCLVFASAGFAAYDPVITITGEAQDTVLGYQEGQEYDFSFVVNGSRTEHNIDSFISDRNSWYSETLEQKPVFTELYGSGVSGEYVRPDSENGDPWEKINIESDGIYITLSSDYSDINSETLNGSTISKLNAYPFLLAGLTFDYSDTSYVTPQEYFSDYLGEYSVSEQPVLNMISSGGDTAFDITSVTITPEPATMALLGLGGFILRKRRA
- a CDS encoding GEVED domain-containing protein, translated to MKKLSFPLVLIMLISGFLCAEPYCSTQDASDWQEALDEGFIRGLTLPEWQEYMNQWQQYLGPGGIPYPVDTQFLQPELYVAENAGEMDEQPGLVMAWGEDGQPDGEYASAWVYEYGVDPDLSGAVIQITVVPPQYGPTGSQVNTVSFGIRDMNGAIRSWHWVCGPGGLPWNTPTTITINAWMTGPAAASPAASGFMNNPAFDITKVIDFIVDENAVWVGGPAAVPPPGQTVPKPWNYWYDLIVRPSDNPEGMTVGFNPEIHQDIENPDLWPNDYHMEFVVESYNPFNPSAAAPPILLSHIDDMFMSFNYSITPQGDGYYHVTMDWSNPVEDPIPYCTVIHLGFELEVINSNVIMEVKGWWTKDGVPVEDLAEPDLPNAGFTPLLGFRVEDGMINPPPIGMPEFGYLTLRNGDGNPDTSQGEIPVEIVQLELAVLSPEELANQLGDYPFGELNASSPLQQELPWMPVLQDGMPVEENNPVNMPPDSFFDVFFDIDLSEPTPIDAGDFVIIREKVRFMNNNNMVDERWSWHLHEADNGECDLGDAPDDTNSAFAPMVTYPAAVPAKFPTTYQNGSPPFGPIHFWPASGPYLGTGVTLEWDADFGSDEDPTNNIIPASNAADKDFADDGIVGMPLSMPKCENTSFDYRVTVPAGAEGITAYVNAWADFNRDGDWDDIIVCADSGQQVSEWIVQDQQLANLSAGVNTITTPPFYSWHPGSADEEPMWLRITIAPTAFTGSGDPVAAGSGPAGGYSYGETEDYIFVPVATSEDTCDCADLTGDGFVDLSDLACMASQWLTNCP
- a CDS encoding PEP-CTERM sorting domain-containing protein → MMVIGYRKKMHFLFACVFSAAAAVNAAYVQEDFRGTSAPGWVIQSNSAGSPGLTADTGEDPDGDGWLRLTNDQDANQGAFAYYDTAIPTNKGLMFTFDFVTWGSGGTLADGLALAIFRADVDPDPQSYGGSLAYAPQYSSPGLNGAVAGFGFDEFGNFSNPSEGRTGGPGQTQDSVAIRGSQGEDRFTGYEYQTGTGSLADFSTDEVSSRDDAVIHTVKITIPTDKVISVEWKPEGEDWSYLIRDYECGLECPDHIKFGYAASTGALKAYHEIRNLSVTEVPEPASISIMALGGLAFLRKRKYK
- a CDS encoding DNA polymerase III subunit alpha; translated protein: MSNQGFSHLHLHTEYSLLDGAVKIPELLKKCREYEMASVAMTDHGNLYGAIDFYKTFAGSGVKPIIGLEAYYTPGKRQERTGTQKDSNFHLLLLAENNTGYQNLIKLTSLSYTEGLYYKPRVDDELLSRYSEGIIACSACLGGIIPQYIIRGRHEDAVKAAENYAKIFGENNFFIEIQRHSWVDEEPVDPNPEMIEIAKKLGLGLVATNDVHFLNKADYEAHDILTCISTGKIVSDENRMHYPTSVYLKSPQEMRELFSDVPEACDNTLQIAERCNVEIDLETQHAPKFTPPEKKTPGEYLRELVYKGAEERYKEITEEIKNRIEREIGVIDGKGFSSYFLIVWEFCNWAAKNGIPTGARGSGVGTIVGYCLGLCNVDPIRYGLLFERFMDPERNEMPDIDIDICQDGRPALLNYVREKYGEIAQITTFGTMGAKCVIRDVGRALDVPLTDVNRVAKMIPEGPKVTLDGALEDDHDLKKEYQDNPQTKKMIDTGLKLEGLSRHAGVHACAVVIADEPLDTMLPLYRQSGSEDLITQFEGPYVEAVGLLKMDFLGLRTLSIIESTKRKVKRIHGDHIDIEAVDIKDQNVLGGIFGAGKTKGVFQFESAGMVRLLKDLKPDRLEDLIAANALYRPGPMDLIDDFVARKHGAKWEVPHPVMEEVLEETFGIMVYQEQVMQICHRLGGIKLREAYKLIKAISKKKEKIIADKKQHFISGCVENGLDKEQAENIFALIEKFAGYGFNKSHSSRYAFVAFQTAYLKRYWPVEFMASLLTYEKGDQTKAKEYFKECKAMGIDILPPDINESFVDFKAAYDSEKDRKNKCGKIRFGLGAIKGLGEKAIEKIIEAREECGGFTGLYHFCENVDLRAVTKQSIEALIKAGAFDRLGGSRAQFFEAVESAVKAGQTAQADKLSGQGNLFAAFGEEESGQEAQANSLPDVPAWPPALMLSYEKDLLGIFVTSNPLSRQADTITAYSTAHSDEIPKLADKADIIIGGMITDTKIFTTKSGKNAGKKMCIVSFEDLNGECEIVLFPDQFAEFSHLIEQDKIIFVQGKVDKSRDNPQIIAKRVILPELVMNQFSTNVFIKWKSSYEEAKVEKLKRVISEYSGKSPVFLEIKTEDGSIVTVQFDGKFAVTPDQNFRGQVRSIAGDSALELRRSK
- a CDS encoding lysylphosphatidylglycerol synthase transmembrane domain-containing protein — encoded protein: MKKTFSNIARIVIGVGAVALLLSTQDISELAASFSKIKPLMFLAAVLLFLTAQSMVGLRWKYLLGLIDIKVSSLASVKLTYVGFFYNNVMLSFVGGDVLRAWYITHHTGHKKMEAAFSVIVDRFCGLAASLILAGVGLLYSYRLISSADDSSKEIRGLETILAGGAFLVVLAAAAFFILRKTTFMLKLWDKIRHKVLRLLEAVKVYAGSPFKMFLAVVFTLLIQLCSISGFYLVCSSAGIEADFRYYAAFFPLCWMIGSLPISPGGLGVLEVGISAAFSLLPEVSPEQAVTIAICQRLVLLVGSLPGLAIHLSGLHMPAKAAEDLENKDIPL
- a CDS encoding 3-hydroxyacyl-ACP dehydratase FabZ family protein, whose product is MPPKLLFDIDNIDLSRVLFDKTEILKYNPQNYEMQQLDGIIWYDDEKHYSVGFKDVTDDEFWVRGHIPGRPIMPGVIMVEAAAQLSSLYMKKIYGLNGFIGFAGIESANFRGTVVPGDRLIMLCHICKMRSRKYTAKVQGLVDGTMVFACEISGMNV
- the aroB gene encoding 3-dehydroquinate synthase; its protein translation is MEELIKFNVKTKPSEAGEYPVVIGSGIISKPLIESFAEGRRNFIVTDENVESASLCSEFKAQDDKFIISPAGEISKNIKTVIEIVEAMEAAGFGRDSVITGLGGGTVGDMAGFAAAIFKRGVPVIHIPTSTVAQADSSIGGKTGVDSSISKNAFGAFHHPAAVIIDTHTLKTLPEREYLSGLAESVKHGLIMDSGYFSFIENNTAELIGRGDQALKHLAKENCRIKARVVEEDPCEKNQRRILNYGHTIGHAVETLSNCKLLHGECVSIGIIAAGLIEIELGIGSKQRLERIENLLNKLSLPVRIPDYISKDDILSLIKHDKKAVDGWPRFALIEDIGKAYTKGGQWAHPVNARLVESAVNQLKQQAAR